A stretch of the Malus domestica chromosome 08, GDT2T_hap1 genome encodes the following:
- the LOC103436463 gene encoding homeobox-leucine zipper protein ATHB-6-like isoform X1 → MKRFGSSESLGALVSNFPSKEEGKLAKGKYGYSKEFQAMLDSLEQEDIGEEMSGKKRRLSSEQVKALERSFEVENKLEPERKVKLAEELGLQPRQVAIWFQNRRARWKTKQLERDYSALKADYDGLKHNYDSLERQNKALAEKLSQLKAKLCTEGAESNGSAKEESPISTCKSSENIEVDLFKNLKTKDGSSDSDSNEVLMKEESNGNSSLGYNNNNNNNNNSISSNSMVNWFQLSESRSVAAGKGFQGQLVRMEEQSLFTTDDSCNFFSVDQAPSLHW, encoded by the exons atgaagAGGTTCGGCAGCTCAGAGTCATTGGGTGCTTTGGTCTCCAATTTCCCATCAAAAG AGGAGGGAAAGCTTGCAAAGGGCAAATATGGTTACAGCAAGGAGTTTCAGGCAATGTTAGATTCTTTAGAACAAGAAGATATTGGGGAAGAAATGTCAGGGAAGAAAAGGCGGTTGAGCTCGGAGCAGGTCAAGGCCTTGGAgagaagctttgaggttgagaACAAGTTAGAGCCAGAGAGGAAGGTCAAACTGGCTGAGGAATTAGGCCTGCAACCGAGACAAGTGGCGATTTGGTTTCAAAACCGTCGCGCACGGTGGAAGACTAAGCAATTGGAAAGAGACTACAGCGCCCTCAAAGCTGACTATGATGGTTTAAAGCACAACTATGATAGCCTTGAGAGACAGAATAAAGCTCTTGCTGAAAAG CTAAGTCAGTTAAAGGCGAAGCTGTGCACAGAAGGTGCAGAGAGCAACGGCTCCGCGAAAGAAGAATCACCAATTTCAACGTGCAAAAGCAGTGAAAATATTGAGGTGGATTTGTTCAAGAACTTGAAGACCAAAGATGGTTCATCAGATAGTGATTCAAATGAAGTTCTTATGAAGGAAGAGAGCAATGGAAATTCATCTCTTggatataataataataataataataataataattcaatttctTCAAATTCCATGGTGAATTGGTTTCAATTATCTGAGTCCAGATCAGTAGCTGCAGGAAAAGGGTTTCAAGGCCAGCTTGTGAGGATGGAAGAGCAGAGTCTTTTCACCACAGATGATTCCTGCAATTTCTTTTCAGTCGATCAAGCTCCTAGTCTTCATTGGTAA
- the LOC103436463 gene encoding homeobox-leucine zipper protein ATHB-6-like isoform X2, with protein MLDSLEQEDIGEEMSGKKRRLSSEQVKALERSFEVENKLEPERKVKLAEELGLQPRQVAIWFQNRRARWKTKQLERDYSALKADYDGLKHNYDSLERQNKALAEKLSQLKAKLCTEGAESNGSAKEESPISTCKSSENIEVDLFKNLKTKDGSSDSDSNEVLMKEESNGNSSLGYNNNNNNNNNSISSNSMVNWFQLSESRSVAAGKGFQGQLVRMEEQSLFTTDDSCNFFSVDQAPSLHW; from the exons ATGTTAGATTCTTTAGAACAAGAAGATATTGGGGAAGAAATGTCAGGGAAGAAAAGGCGGTTGAGCTCGGAGCAGGTCAAGGCCTTGGAgagaagctttgaggttgagaACAAGTTAGAGCCAGAGAGGAAGGTCAAACTGGCTGAGGAATTAGGCCTGCAACCGAGACAAGTGGCGATTTGGTTTCAAAACCGTCGCGCACGGTGGAAGACTAAGCAATTGGAAAGAGACTACAGCGCCCTCAAAGCTGACTATGATGGTTTAAAGCACAACTATGATAGCCTTGAGAGACAGAATAAAGCTCTTGCTGAAAAG CTAAGTCAGTTAAAGGCGAAGCTGTGCACAGAAGGTGCAGAGAGCAACGGCTCCGCGAAAGAAGAATCACCAATTTCAACGTGCAAAAGCAGTGAAAATATTGAGGTGGATTTGTTCAAGAACTTGAAGACCAAAGATGGTTCATCAGATAGTGATTCAAATGAAGTTCTTATGAAGGAAGAGAGCAATGGAAATTCATCTCTTggatataataataataataataataataataattcaatttctTCAAATTCCATGGTGAATTGGTTTCAATTATCTGAGTCCAGATCAGTAGCTGCAGGAAAAGGGTTTCAAGGCCAGCTTGTGAGGATGGAAGAGCAGAGTCTTTTCACCACAGATGATTCCTGCAATTTCTTTTCAGTCGATCAAGCTCCTAGTCTTCATTGGTAA
- the LOC103436462 gene encoding uncharacterized protein, with product MALRFEVLGRFNRARAARLTLPHFVCQTPLFMPVGTQGTIKGLTTEQLEDIGAQIILGNTYHLALRPTSELLDELGGLHKFMNWPRALLTDSGGFQMVSLLHLADITEEGVTFQSPVDGKPMLLTPEESIQIQNRIGADIIMALDDVVKTTTTGPRVEEAMYRTIRWIDRCIEAHKRPTEQNLFGIVQGGLDPVLRDICVKGLVNRNLPGYAIGGLSGGESKDSFWRVVAQCTAALPEEKPRYVMGVGYPLDIVVCSALGADMYDCVYPTRTARFGTALVPEGVLKLKQKAMAEDTRPVDPTCDCMVCKNYTRAYIHCLVTKDAMGSQLLSYHNLYYMMKLSRNLHSSIIKGRFPEFVREFLQQMFPKGDIPEWVCDAMEVAGIDISSCCTPFSSSQD from the exons ATGGCGCTTCGTTTCGAG GTTTTGGGGAGGTTTAACCGTGCTCGTGCAGCTAGATTGACCCTGCCTCACTTTGTGTGCCAGACACCACTTTTCATGCCCGTTGGAACGCAAG GAACTATTAAAGGGTTGACAACTGAACAGCTTGAAGATATTGGTGCTCAAATAATACTTGGCAATACTTATCATTTGGCACTTCGTCCGACTTCCGAGCTTCTTGATGAGTTGGGAGGTCTCCACAAATTTATGAACTGGCCAAGAGCATTGCTTACTGATTCCGGTGGCTTTCAGATG GTATCATTATTGCATTTAGCTGACATCACCGAAGAAGGTGTAACATTTCAG TCACCAGTTGATGGAAAGCCAATGCTTTTGACACCTGAGGAGTCAATTCAAATCCAA AACAGAATTGGAGCAGATATTATTATGGCCCTGGATGATGTAGTCAAAACCACCACCACTGGTCCAAGAGTTGAGGAGGCCATGTATCGCACTATACGATGGATAGACAGATGCATTGAAG CTCACAAGAGACCAACGGAGCAGAACTTATTTGGTATTGTACAAGGTGGCTTAGATCCTGTATTAAG AGATATATGTGTAAAGGGCTTGGTGAATCGAAACTTACCCGG GTATGCTATTGGCGGTCTTTCTGGTGGTGAAAGTAAGGATTCATTTTGGCGTGTTGTTGCACAGTGCACTGCTGCATTGCCTGAGGAGAAACCGCGATATGTTATG GGTGTTGGTTATCCTCTGGATATTGTAGTTTGCAGTGCTCTAGGTGCTGACATGTATGACTGTGTTTATCCCACACGTACGGCTCGCTTTGGTACAGCTCTTGTACCCGAG GGAGTGCTGAAACTCAAACAGAAAGCGATGGCTGAAGATACCCGCCCCGTTGATCCTACATGTGATTGTATG GTCTGCAAAAATTATACTAGAGCGTACATTCATTGCCTTGTTACAAAAGATGCTATGGGATCTCAGCTTCTGTCATATCACAATTTATATTACATGATGAAG CTAAGTAGAAATCTGCACTCTTCAATAATCAAGGGAAGGTTTCCAGA GTTTGTACGTGAATTTCTGCAACAAATG TTTCCGAAAGGTGATATCCCCGAGTGGGTCTGTGATGCCATGGAGGTTGCTGGAATCGACATTTCTTCCTGCTGCACTCCGTTTTCATCATCCCAAGATTAG